The following coding sequences lie in one Arachis hypogaea cultivar Tifrunner chromosome 9, arahy.Tifrunner.gnm2.J5K5, whole genome shotgun sequence genomic window:
- the LOC112712805 gene encoding protein FAR1-RELATED SEQUENCE 5-like — MSNEDYVDDTNNVDGFHGNLENPLRNSDELLDDDIFMDANLANAEVGASESNEGTHFDQLDESYKIDGWEDIGKTEFLNIVDVDIKRYHFSDLGVAFDFYNAFAKSKGFSGRKSKTRKHNGIINRQNFVCCREGFRRKKADNMHTRKQEPRAETRCGCKAKVQVSFDVVSGRWIVSKFSDLHNHDLLPPIFTAMLPGHRKIPAADIEQINIMRKGGLGTAHIFAALSSQSGGHHNVPFLPRDLYNQVAQQRRRLKGDASAALQFLRKMKSIDPVMVIRYEVDRFHSIKNLFWCDGISQMDYQLFGDVLAFDATYKKNKYHCPLVVFSGVNNHNRTVVFAAALVCDESKQTYIWLLKSLLEAMKGKAPISVITDGALSMKNAIEKIFPNAHHRLCAWHLIRNATSNVGNPRFTSQFKKCMLGDYEVGVFRSKWDRMVEEFDVQDKQWIIDMYDNRHSWATAHIRGKFFAGFRTTSRCEGLHSVIAKYVKSRYNLRDFVEHFDRCVAYIRFKDSLADFECAHGVPVMQTHLLSLEKSAANLYTREVFFLFRPIIIRSGSMKVLDCIDVGSYMLYTVVKYGSPNDTWQVSFCDLPMEFTCSCMRMESFGIPCEHILSVLVTLDICELPKCLVLDRWTKNVKQQIQDTKGFTWDCLKSTQYWCLMDWFRLVATLSAGKDDRFRSMRDWAINTVDKMKADDTASAVASNSAIPATHTDPRDPPIRRRAKDRAGQRCSICRELGHNKTTCPDRSKYDRGSHERHSLPTDDDAYEAMWDEEEDFIYEEDEGECAVNSSSESSRDQDMEIDDSNYEFGNEDDGANEIN; from the exons ATGTCTAATGAG GATTATGTAGATGACACCAATAATGTTGACGGGTTTCACGGGAATTTGGAGAATCCCTTGAGAAACAGTGATGAGCTCCTGGACGATGATATCTTCATGGATGCTAACTTGGCAAATGCAGAAGTTGGTGCTTCTGAATCCAATGAAGGTACCCATTTTGATCAATTGGATGAATCTTATAAGATTGACGGGTGGGAGGACATAGGAAAGACTGAGTTCTTGAATATTGTAGATGTTGATATAAAAAGATATCATTTCAGTGATCTAGGAGTGGCTTTTGATTTCTACAATGCATTTGCCAAGTCAAAGGGATTTAGTGGTCGAAAAAGTAAGACGCGAAAGCACAATGGGATAATCAATCGACAGAATTTTGTTTGTTGTCGCGAGGGCTTCCGACGAAAAAAGGCAGATAATATGCATACCAGAAAACAAGAGCCTAGAGCTGAAACTAGATGTGGCTGTAAGGCAAAGGTTCAGGTGTCATTTGACGTTGTTAGTGGTCGCTGGATTGTTTCAAAATTTTCTGATTTGCACAATCATGACCTTCTTCCTCCAATTTTTACTGCAATGCTTCCTGGTCACAGAAAAATACCTGCTGCAGATATTGAGCAAATAAATATAATGAGGAAGGGTGGATTAGGCACTGCACATATTTTTGCAGCACTCTCAAGCCAATCTGGTGGTCACCACAATGTTCCCTTTTTGCCCAGGGACTTGTACAATCAAGTCGCACAGCAACGTCGACGATTGAAGGGTGATGCTAGTGCAGCTCTTCAATTTTTGAGGAAGATGAAGTCCATTGATCCTGTCATGGTTATAAGATATGAGGTTGATAGGTTTCACTCgataaagaatttattttggtgtgATGGAATAAGCCAAATGGATTATCAATTGTTTGGTGATGTATTGGCTTTTGACGCTACTTACAAGAAGAACAAATATCATTGTCCGCTTGTCGTTTTTTCGGGTGTTAATAACCATAACCGCACAGTTGTCTTTGCGGCCGCTCTTGTGTGTGATGAGTCAAAGCAAACATATATTTGGTTGTTAAAAAGTTTACTGGAAGCAATGAAGGGGAAGGCCCCAATTTCAGTTATCACAGATGGTGCCCTTTCAATGAAAAATGCAATcgaaaaaatttttcctaatgcACATCATCGCCTATGTGCTTGGCACCTTATTCGCAATGCCACAAGTAATGTAGGTAATCCTAGGTTCACATCGCAGTTTAAGAAGTGCATGCTGGGTGATTACGAGGTTGGTGTATTCCGTAGTAAGTGGGATCGGATGGTTGAAGAGTTTGATGTGCAAGACAAGCAATGGATAATTGATATGTATGATAACCGTCATAGTTGGGCAACAGCACATATCCGTGGGAAGTTCTTTGCTGGGTTTAGGACCACTTCTCGATGTGAGGGGTTGCACTCAGTTATTGCAAAGTATGTCAAGTCCAGGTATAATTTAAGAGATTTTGTAGAGCACTTTGATAGATGTGTTGCCTACATTCGTTTCAAAGATAGTCTAGCAGACTTTGAATGTGCACATGGAGTACCTGTGATGCAAACTCATTTATTGTCATTGGAGAAGTCTGCAGCTAATTTATATACAAGAGAGGTATTTTTTCTATTTCGCCCTATTATTATAAGGTCTGGTTCAATGAAAGTGTTAGATTGCATTGATGTTGGTTCTTATATGTTATACACGGTGGTTAAGTATGGTAGTCCTAACGATACATGGCAAGTATCTTTCTGTGATTTACCAATGGAGTTTACTTGCTCCTGTATGAGGATGGAGTCATTTGGCATTCCTTGCGAACACATTCTATCTGTTTTAGTTACACTTGACATTTGTGAATTGCCAAAATGTTTAGTTCTAGATAGGTGGACCAAAAATGTGAAACAACAAATACAAGATACAAAGGGGTTCACTTGGGATTGCTTAAAGTCTACCCAATACTGGTGTTTGATGGACTGGTTTAGATTGGTGGCTACACTATCAGCAGGTAAAGATGATAGGTTCAGGAGCATGAGGGATTGGGCGATAAACACAGTGGATAAAATGAAAGCCGATGATACTGCTAGTGCAGTTGCTTCTAATAGTGCAATTCCTGCCACTCATACAGATCCTCGTGACCCCCCAATTCGTAGAAGAGCTAAGGATCGTGCCGGACAACGGTGTAGTATATGCCGGGAGCTCGGACATAACAAAACTACATGTCCAGATCGGAGTAAGTATGATAGGGGTTCACATGAACGGCATAGTCTACCTACAGATGATGATGCATATGAGGCTATGTGGGATGAGGAAGAAGACTTCATTTATGAGGAAGATGAAGGTGAATGTGCGGTAAATTCTAGTTCTGAATCTAGCAGAGATCAA GATATGGAGATAGATGACTCTAattatgaatttggaaatgaggaCGATGGAGCCAATGAAATTAATTAG
- the LOC112709976 gene encoding uncharacterized protein translates to MQIQMASVPFFSRFHLLPSNQSSFPHSTFHLHLHNPQHPFITNANPSSSDHKAQDFATNPVQGIGGSPKKKKAKEKVHWVCSNCGYSAGQWWGVCRSCGEAGTMKEFHETKGSDNKVSGFAVMDGAVGPWLPHQEETQLRPLRLAEVNRGLDQLHWRIPLNGPCGNEVSRVLGGGLVPGSLTLVGGDPGVGKSTLLLQIAAMITEECNDSEASPVVYVSGEESVEQIGNRADRLGITEDIYLYSSNDIEDILKKVQYLSPRALVIDSIQTVYLKGIMGSPGGIMQVKECTSTLLRFAKTTNIPVLLIGHVTKSGDIAGPRVLEHIVDVVLYMEGEKYSTHRMLRAVKNRFGSTDELGVFEMSHSGLQAVSNASEMFLSEQHLDSEILAGLAVAVIMDGSRTFLIEIQALCLSGSTGSRQVNGIHANRADMIISVLIKQAGLRLQENAVFLNVVSGLTLTETAGDLAIAAAICSSFLEVPIPNDIAFIGEIGLSGELRMVPRMEKRVYTVAKLGYRMCIVPKTAEKTLGNEGLEKMTLVGCRNLKEVIYTVFPKITGSSHGNSH, encoded by the exons ATGCAAATCCAAATGGCTTCCGTGCCCTTCTTCTCTCGTTTCCATTTGCTTCCTTCAAACCAATCATCATTTCCACATTCAACctttcaccttcaccttcacAACCCACAACACCCATTCATCACCAATGCAAACCCCTCTTCTTCTGATCACAAAGCTCAAGACTTTGCCACAAACCCAGTCCAGGGAATCGGTGGCTctccgaagaagaagaaggccaAGGAGAAGGTTCACTGGGTTTGCAGCAATTGCGGCTACAGTGCAGGGCAATGGTGGGGTGTGTGTAGATCATGTGGTGAAGCTGGAACCATGAAAGAGTTTCATGAAACCAAAGGAAGTGACAACAAGGTGAGTGGTTTTGCTGTTATGGATGGTGCTGTTGGGCCATGGCTACCTCACCAGGAAGAAACTCAGTTGCGTCCATTGAGATTGGCTGAGGTCAATAGAGGTCTTGATCAGCTTCATTGGAGGATTCCATT AAACGGTCCTTGTGGAAATGAAGTTTCTAGAGTGCTTGGTGGAGGCCTTGTACCAG GCTCTTTGACTTTAGTTGGTGGCGATCCTGGAGTCGGGAAAAGTACTCTGCTGCTGCAG ATTGCTGCAATGATCACAGAAGAGTGCAATGATAGCGAAGCATCTCCAGTTGTGTACGTCTCTGGTGAAGAG AGTGTTGAGCAAATAGGCAATAGGGCGGATCGCCTTGGCATTACAGAAGACATTTATTTATATTCAAGTAATGATATTGAG GATATATTGAAAAAAGTTCAGTATCTCTCCCCTCGGGCTCTGGTTATTGATTCAATACAAACTGTTTATTTGAAAGGAATAATGGGAAGTCCTGGAGGGATTATGCAG GTGAAAGAATGCACTTCAACTTTGCTGCGATTTGCAAAGACAACAAACATCCCCGTTCTTTTG aTTGGCCATGTGACTAAATCTGGAGACATAGCTGGACCTCGTGTCTTGGAGCATATTGTAGACGTTGTTCTGTATATGGAA GGGGAGAAGTACTCCACCCATCGTATGCTTCGAGCTGTGAAAAATCGATTTGGATCCACTGATGAG CTTGGAGTTTTTGAGATGTCACATTCAGGACTTCAGGCTGTTTCAAATGCGAGTGAAATGTTTCTCAGTGAGCAACATTTAGATTCGGAAATATTAGCGGGGCTAGCTGTTGCTGTGATAATGGATGGCTCCCGAACATTCCTTATTGAAATTCAg GCACTTTGTCTTTCTGGCTCAACTGGTTCAAGGCAAGTTAATGGGATCCATGCAAATAGAGCTGATATGATCATATCT GTTCTTATAAAGCAAGCAGGTCTTCGCCTACAAGAAAAT GCTGTGTTTTTGAATGTTGTTAGTGGGTTGACACTTACTGAGACTGCAGGAGATCTTGCAATAGCAGCTGCGATTTGTAGCAG tttCTTGGAGGTCCCAATACCAAATGACATTGCATTCATCGGTGAAATTGGACTTAGTGGCGAGCTTCGCATG gtTCCTAGAATGGAGAAAAGGGTATACACGGTAGCCAAATTGGGTTACAGAATGTGCATAGTGCCAAAAACAGCTGAAAAAACTTTAGGAAATGAAGGTCTAGAAAAGATGACACTTGTGGGTTGCAGGAATCTGAAAGAAGTTATTTACACAGTCTTTCCCAAG ATCACAGGTTCAAGCCATGGAAACAGCCACTAA
- the LOC112709974 gene encoding mitochondrial-processing peptidase subunit alpha, producing MYRAASSSLKRHLKGHGSYLGATRFATSAAVATKPSSGGLFSWLTGESSSQLPPLDTPLGGIALPDPLPDLVEPSKTKITTLHNGLKIASETSLNHAASIGLYLDCGSIYEAPLYTGASHLLERMAFKSTTNRSHFRIVREVEAIGGNIGASASREQMGYTFDALKTYVPQMVELLVDCVRNPVFLNWEVNEELQKVKSELGELSNNPQGLLLEAIHSAGYSGALANPLLAPETALNRLDGSILEEFVAENYTAPRMVLAASGVDHEELLSVAEPLLADLPNVPRPHEPKSMYVGGDFRHQGESGATHVAIAFEVPGGWQKEKDAIVLTVLQTLMGGGGSFSAGGPGKGMHSRLYLRVLNEHQQILSCSAFNSIFNNTGLFGIYTSTSPEFVAKSVDIAAKELLAIASPGQVTQVQLDRAKKSTKSAVLMNLESRMIASEDIGRQILTYGERKPVELFLKAVDEITLNDITKIAQKIISTPLTMASYGDVINVPSYESVNSMFHAK from the exons ATGTATAGAGCAGCATCTTCTTCACTCAAGAGGCATCTCAAG GGCCATGGAAGCTACTTAGGAGCCACAAGGTTTGCAACTTCAGCTGCAGTAGCTACAAAGCCTTCCTCAGGTGGATTGTTCAGCTGGCTTACAGGGGAGAGTTCTAGTCAGCTTCCTCCGCTTGACACTCCGCTCGGAGGCATTGCCCTCCCCGATCCACTGCCGGATTTGGTTGAGCCAAGCAAGACCAAGATCACAACTCTCCACAATGGTCTCAAAATAGCCTCGGAGACCTCATTG AACCATGCAGCCTCAATTGGATTATACCTTGACTGTGGTTCCATATATGAGGCACCATTGTATACTGGGGCTTCTCACCTGCTCGAGCGAATGGCTTTCAAGAGCACAACAAACCGTAGTCATTTTCGTATTGTAAGGGAGGTAGAAGCTATTGGTGGCAACATAGGAGCCTCAGCTTCTCGGGAGCAAATGGGATACACATTTGATGCTTTGAAGACTTATGTTCCTCAAATGGTGGAATTGCTGGTTGATTGTGTAAGGAACCCAGTCTTCTTGAACTGGGAGGTCAATGAAGAG CTCCAAAAGGTGAAATCAGAGCTTGGAGAACTTTCGAATAATCCCCAAGGCTTGCTCTTAGAAGCAATTCACTCTGCTGGTTATTCCGGTGCATTGGCTAATCCTCTTTTGGCTCCTGAAACAGCATTGAACAGACTGGATGGCTCAATTTTAGAGGAATTTGTTGCT GAGAACTATACAGCACCTAGAATGGTGCTTGCAGCATCTGGGGTTGACCATGAAGAacttctgtctgttgctgagccTCTTCTCGCTGATCTACCAAATGTTCCCCGACCTCATGAACCAAAATCTATGTATGTTGGGGGTGACTTCCGTCATCAGGGTGAATCAGGG GCTACACATGTTGCGATTGCCTTTGAAGTGCCCGGTGGATGGCAAAAGGAGAAGGATGCCATAGTTTTGACTGTTCTGCAG ACACTTATGGGAGGGGGTGGCTCATTCTCAGCAGGAGGGCCCGGGAAAGGGATGCACTCAAGGCTAT ACCTTCGCGTGTTGAATGAGCACCAACAAATTCTTTCTTGCTCTGCATTCAACAGCATCTTCAACAACACAGGACTCTTCGGCATTTACACAAGCACT AGCCCTGAGTTTGTGGCAAAATCTGTGGATATAGCGGCCAAAGAACTATTAGCGATTGCATCACCTGGACAAG TTACACAGGTGCAGCTTGACCGTGCCAAAAAATCCACAAAGTCTGCAGTTCTAATGAATCTGGAATCTCGA aTGATTGCATCAGAAGATATAGGGAGGCAAATTTTGACTTATGGAGAAAG GAAGCCTGTGGAGCTGTTCTTGAAGGCAGTTGATGAAATCACGTTGAACGATATCACCAAAATTGCTCAGAAGATTATTTCCACTCCTTTGACTATGGCATCCTATGGCGACG TTATAAATGTCCCCAGTTATGAATCCGTCAACAGCATGTTCCATGCAAAATGA
- the LOC112709975 gene encoding stem 28 kDa glycoprotein, which yields MKLVALIFSLSTIIISLATPSSCHNLALEHGLTFSIFPLRLKSGLGGHYIPQTSCSSWRLGVEAHNIIEWTSIPKECVDYVGNYLLGKQYREDSKAVTEEAYKYAKNLNLVGDGKDIWIFDIDETSLSNLPYYADHGFGVEKYNATSFNEWVDLGTAPPLPESLKLYKRLLRLGFKVVFLTGRPQSQRDITLKNLKNAGYTTFHTLIVKDSTEYNGKTAVTYKSSERNKLEEKGYRIVGNIGDQWSDILGTNIGNRTFKLPDPMYYIS from the exons ATGAAATTAGTAGCActtattttctctctttctaCAATAATCATATCATTAGCAACACCATCATCATGCCATAACTTAGCATTAGAGCATGGATTAACGTTTTCAATATTCCCTCTAAGATTAAAATCAGGGTTAGGGGGTCACTACATTCCTCAAACATCATGCTCAAGTTGGAGGCTTGGTGTTGAAGCACACAACATCATTGAATGGACATCAATTCCTAAAGAGTGTGTAGATTATGTTGGAAACTATCTTTTAGGGAAGCAATATAGAGAAGACTCAAAAGCAGTTACTGAAGAAGCTTATAAATATGCTAAGAATCTCAATCTTGTTGGTGATGGTAAAGATATTTGGATTTTTGACATTGATGAAACTTCACTCTCTAATCTCCCTTATTATGCTGATCATGGATTTGG GGTAGAAAAATATAACGCAACGTCATTCAATGAATGGGTTGATCTTGGAACAGCACCTCCACTTCCAGAGAGTCTTAAACTCTACAAAAGATTGTTGCGTCTTGGATTTAAGGTTGTGTTCTTAACTGGAAGGCCACAGTCCCAAAGAGATATTACTCTTAAGAACCTCAAAAATGCTGGCTACACCACTTTTCACACTTTGATTGTCAA GGATTCAACAGAATACAATGGGAAAACAGCAGTGACATATAAATCATCAGAGAGAAACAAGTTAGAGGAAAAAGGATATAGAATAGTTGGAAACATTGGAGACCAATGGAGTGATATCTTGGGAACCAACATTGGCAACAGAACCTTTAAGCTACCTGATCCTATGTATTACATTAGTTAA